Proteins found in one Tamandua tetradactyla isolate mTamTet1 chromosome 3, mTamTet1.pri, whole genome shotgun sequence genomic segment:
- the LOC143678278 gene encoding dnaJ homolog subfamily B member 3-like isoform X1 translates to MVDYYEVLAVPRQASALAIKKAYRKLALKWHPDKNPENKEEAEKTVKQVAEAYEVLSDSKKRGVYDRYGEAGANGGGCSGPFEDPFEYVFAFRDPADVFREFFGGRDPFSFDFFGDPLGNTLINSLSGKTREDTVNLIQR, encoded by the exons ATGGTGGACTACTACGAGGTGCTGGCCGTGCCCCGGCAGGCCTCGGCCTTGGCCATCAAGAAGGCGTACCGCAAGCTGGCGCTCAAGTGGCACCCCGACAAAAATCCTGAGAACAAGGAGGAAGCGGAGAAGACAGTCAAACAGGTGGCTGAGGCGTACGAAGTGTTGTCAGACTCCAAGAAACGGGGCGTCTACGACCGATACGGTGAAGCAGGAGCCAATGGTGGCGGCTGCAGCGGGCCCTTCGAGGACCCCTTCGAATACGTCTTCGCCTTTCGCGACCCCGCCGATGTCTTCAGGGAGTTTTTCGGTGGCAGGGACCCATTTTCATTTGACTTCTTCGGAGACCCGCTGGGGAACACTCTTATTAACAGCCTTTCAG GGAAAACACGTGAAGATACAGTCAATCTAATAcaaagatga
- the LOC143678278 gene encoding dnaJ homolog subfamily B member 3-like isoform X2: protein MVDYYEVLAVPRQASALAIKKAYRKLALKWHPDKNPENKEEAEKTVKQVAEAYEVLSDSKKRGVYDRYGEAGANGGGCSGPFEDPFEYVFAFRDPADVFREFFGGRDPFSFDFFGDPLGNTLINSLSA, encoded by the coding sequence ATGGTGGACTACTACGAGGTGCTGGCCGTGCCCCGGCAGGCCTCGGCCTTGGCCATCAAGAAGGCGTACCGCAAGCTGGCGCTCAAGTGGCACCCCGACAAAAATCCTGAGAACAAGGAGGAAGCGGAGAAGACAGTCAAACAGGTGGCTGAGGCGTACGAAGTGTTGTCAGACTCCAAGAAACGGGGCGTCTACGACCGATACGGTGAAGCAGGAGCCAATGGTGGCGGCTGCAGCGGGCCCTTCGAGGACCCCTTCGAATACGTCTTCGCCTTTCGCGACCCCGCCGATGTCTTCAGGGAGTTTTTCGGTGGCAGGGACCCATTTTCATTTGACTTCTTCGGAGACCCGCTGGGGAACACTCTTATTAACAGCCTTTCAG